A region from the SAR86 cluster bacterium genome encodes:
- a CDS encoding SDR family NAD(P)-dependent oxidoreductase — MKFDEHILKSKNILITGASKGIGRELSIGFSKYGANVILLGKNENELNEVYDQIKTKYNTNPMIILSDLEDLNETSAQNLQNEIFKNYSCVDGLINNASIVGKLSSVVDSSLETWQKVLKVNLISVFLLVKYLVPCMQKSHLPKIILTTCNQESNSKAFWGPYAVSKTATKTLSEILSDEIEPISKIKVIDFDPEATRTSLRAFTHPAEDPSKIKGPNSLLDCYLWMLMHNLEDDQRSFKYSDFHPQGLST, encoded by the coding sequence ATGAAATTTGATGAACACATCTTAAAAAGCAAAAATATACTAATAACTGGAGCATCGAAAGGAATTGGACGAGAGTTATCAATTGGTTTTAGTAAGTATGGAGCAAATGTGATTCTTCTTGGAAAAAATGAAAATGAACTTAATGAAGTATATGACCAAATAAAGACAAAATATAATACAAATCCAATGATTATATTATCTGATTTAGAAGATCTAAACGAAACAAGTGCGCAAAATCTCCAAAATGAAATTTTTAAAAACTACTCTTGTGTTGATGGCTTGATTAATAATGCCTCGATTGTTGGTAAACTTTCATCTGTTGTTGACTCTAGTCTGGAAACTTGGCAAAAGGTGCTTAAAGTAAATCTAATAAGTGTTTTTTTATTAGTAAAGTATCTTGTTCCTTGTATGCAAAAATCTCATTTACCAAAAATTATTCTAACAACGTGTAATCAAGAAAGTAATAGTAAAGCTTTCTGGGGGCCATACGCTGTATCAAAAACAGCAACCAAGACACTTTCAGAGATTTTGTCTGATGAAATTGAACCAATTTCTAAAATAAAAGTTATTGATTTTGATCCCGAGGCTACAAGAACATCATTAAGGGCATTCACTCATCCGGCAGAAGATCCTTCAAAAATAAAAGGCCCAAATAGCCTTCTGGATTGCTATTTATGGATGCTTATGCATAATTTAGAAGATGATCAAAGGTCTTTTAAATACTCAGATTTTCATCCTCAAGGACTCTCCACATAA
- a CDS encoding DnaT-like ssDNA-binding domain-containing protein: MEFKDKHSFSKQIAETIGLESAIIINFINENQIEEDLSSDVLKRLLQKEFQFLDKKDIDASLALIKKFDLVKSIGKSKYQVKSPSKSIKKKNKINKNWYPSKDVIEVLDLGNIPIKFSEKKLSEFIIYWSEKEQERDNWSTLFIDFIRREWAKESNSTKGLPFCIKKDWKPDNDVFDILEFSDISKKTALKYLKEFILYWSENGSAFTTWNSKFIEHVKRRHLVTQVAKNEKNKEHYEPGEYTKDFSSRKSDKSWAEELNFE; this comes from the coding sequence TTGGAATTCAAAGATAAGCACTCATTTTCGAAACAAATAGCAGAAACAATTGGACTAGAATCTGCAATAATAATTAACTTCATCAATGAAAATCAAATAGAGGAAGATCTATCATCTGATGTTTTAAAGAGGTTACTTCAAAAAGAATTCCAGTTTTTAGATAAAAAAGATATCGATGCGAGTTTAGCTTTAATAAAAAAATTTGACTTAGTCAAATCTATAGGAAAATCAAAATATCAAGTCAAATCTCCATCAAAAAGTATTAAGAAAAAAAATAAGATAAATAAAAATTGGTACCCATCCAAAGATGTAATAGAAGTACTTGACCTTGGGAACATACCTATAAAATTTTCTGAAAAGAAATTATCTGAATTTATTATTTACTGGTCTGAAAAAGAACAAGAAAGAGACAATTGGAGTACTTTATTTATTGATTTTATTCGAAGAGAATGGGCAAAAGAATCAAATTCCACAAAGGGTTTGCCATTTTGTATAAAAAAAGATTGGAAACCAGATAATGATGTTTTTGATATACTTGAATTTTCAGATATTTCAAAAAAAACTGCATTGAAATATCTAAAGGAGTTTATACTCTATTGGAGCGAAAATGGATCAGCTTTTACAACATGGAATTCAAAATTTATTGAACACGTTAAAAGAAGACATTTAGTTACTCAGGTAGCAAAAAATGAAAAAAATAAAGAGCATTATGAACCAGGAGAGTATACAAAAGACTTTTCATCAAGAAAAAGTGACAAATCTTGGGCAGAAGAACTTAATTTCGAATAA
- a CDS encoding exodeoxyribonuclease VII small subunit codes for MSNSNKKTDFEASIQKLESIISKLEDENINLEDSVKSFEEGINLVKECQKQLATAELKVKKLLDDGTSENLEN; via the coding sequence ATGAGCAATTCAAACAAAAAAACAGATTTTGAAGCATCTATTCAAAAATTAGAGTCGATCATATCTAAATTAGAAGATGAAAATATTAATTTGGAGGATTCAGTTAAGTCATTTGAAGAAGGCATTAATTTAGTCAAAGAATGTCAAAAACAACTTGCAACTGCAGAATTAAAAGTAAAAAAACTTTTAGATGATGGCACATCTGAAAATTTAGAAAACTAA
- the scpB gene encoding SMC-Scp complex subunit ScpB produces MKNTIINNIEALLLGSGRPLRLSEIRTILESHGIKIELSSIKQSINLLEERYSESSLELTEVASGYRIQIKKNHSSCLAYLWNEKTPRISKALMETISIIAYKQPVTRGDIEDIRGIAVSTQSIRTLLEKDWIKVSGYRDVPGRPALYQTTNTFLNDLNLKAISELPELPEAQNIDSTHLFSEVV; encoded by the coding sequence ATGAAAAATACAATTATAAACAATATAGAAGCTTTATTATTAGGATCTGGAAGACCATTAAGATTGTCAGAAATCAGAACTATTTTAGAATCACATGGCATAAAGATAGAGCTATCATCAATAAAACAATCGATAAATCTTCTCGAAGAAAGATATTCTGAAAGTTCGCTTGAACTTACCGAAGTTGCATCAGGTTATAGAATACAAATTAAAAAAAATCATAGTTCATGTTTAGCCTATTTATGGAATGAAAAAACTCCAAGAATTTCAAAGGCATTGATGGAAACAATATCAATAATTGCCTACAAACAACCAGTAACCAGAGGTGATATTGAAGATATTAGAGGTATCGCTGTAAGCACTCAAAGCATTAGAACTCTTTTAGAGAAAGATTGGATTAAAGTCTCTGGATATAGAGATGTTCCAGGTAGACCAGCTCTCTATCAAACTACTAATACTTTTTTGAATGATTTAAACTTAAAAGCAATTTCAGAATTGCCTGAACTGCCTGAAGCTCAAAACATTGATAGCACTCATTTATTTTCTGAAGTAGTTTAA
- a CDS encoding efflux RND transporter permease subunit → MTRIIDFALSKAKTTIMMAVFVLIAGTVARQEIPIAAAPNIQLPFLSVSVFLDGASPKDTSRLIARPIENSVDTVPGVERVSSISSMSYARIILEFEVGYDMDKALVDLKQAVEETKFELPLEAEDPIIEEYTEASFPIMNISIVGNSSLRQKVFYAKDLKEKIETLEEVLRADLAGAPDEVLEGVINKSKMESYGVTLSDLYYSVSNNNLIIPGGTQDTGRGSFNIEVPSIIETAQDVYSIPIKVTPEAIVTLGDIATISRTFKDYSSYARVNGQDAVTLEILLREGANAIDASNGIKSILSNFQEKIPDNLEIIITDDDSIYAELMVKELNGNIITAVSLIMILIVASMGFRVSMLVGLSIPFCFLSTYLTLYLLGYEVNFLVMMGLLLGMGMLIDGSIVITEYADKKIAEGLSRFEAYRLSSKRMFYPILASTGTTLAAFIPVMFWPGYTGEFMKLLPVTVSIVLISSLVYSLIVIPVLGSVFGQNESGLNKEENERESIFVILVEKYGSYIKNFIKNPIETVIGVFAVISLIMITFSFYSKGTVYFAIVDPVSAEITIRARGNFSALESKEIIETVEEKFLAIEELQSVYLRAGSNWWQSGADKIGGGYVEVAAPAKRSISGLEVIEKVKKSAEDIPGIIVETKANLGGPEFDSPIQMTVYGKNERETDIVTNYIESYIRNNISGLTNIFSSKSYPSVEWSVEVDKQKAAQLGVNVGDVGALVQMLTNGFKVGEYRPDDSRDEVEIRARFPESNRTITGIANLNVTTNGGLVPVSSFINLEAKESKQMINRANGKYAQSIAASTIDETQVSNKIQIIQEWLNAQEFGEDIEVKFEGMAEETEEVNQFMIIAGLTAVSIMLLMLVTQFNNFYQSFLILTSVVISFSGVLLGLLITNSAFSTTMTGLSIVTLAGIVVNNNIVLIDTFNKLKDESPNEEKALLILNACKQRFRPIILTSTTTILGLLPLAMGLSVDIVSRDILIGSRIVDWWTNLAVSIVFGLGFSTFITLILTPAALALPYAIKNDYKKFFKLTINKLQ, encoded by the coding sequence ATGACACGAATTATAGATTTTGCTCTCTCTAAGGCAAAAACTACTATTATGATGGCAGTTTTTGTTCTTATCGCTGGAACAGTTGCGCGTCAAGAAATTCCCATTGCTGCTGCTCCTAATATTCAACTACCTTTCTTATCAGTTTCTGTATTTCTTGATGGTGCATCTCCTAAAGACACATCTCGTTTAATTGCAAGACCTATAGAAAATAGTGTTGATACTGTGCCAGGTGTAGAAAGAGTAAGTTCAATAAGTTCAATGAGTTATGCAAGAATTATTTTAGAATTTGAAGTTGGTTACGATATGGATAAAGCCCTTGTTGATTTGAAACAAGCAGTTGAAGAAACAAAATTTGAATTGCCTCTTGAAGCTGAAGATCCAATTATAGAGGAATATACTGAAGCATCTTTTCCAATAATGAATATAAGCATTGTTGGGAATAGCTCACTTCGACAAAAAGTCTTCTATGCAAAAGATTTAAAAGAAAAAATTGAAACATTAGAGGAAGTTCTAAGAGCTGATCTAGCAGGTGCACCAGATGAGGTTTTAGAAGGCGTTATCAACAAATCAAAAATGGAATCCTATGGTGTAACTCTATCTGATTTATATTACTCAGTGTCAAATAATAATTTAATTATTCCAGGAGGGACTCAAGATACAGGAAGAGGAAGCTTTAATATTGAAGTTCCAAGCATTATTGAGACAGCTCAAGATGTTTATTCTATTCCTATAAAAGTTACTCCAGAGGCAATAGTTACACTTGGAGATATTGCAACCATATCTAGAACGTTTAAAGACTACTCTTCATATGCAAGAGTTAATGGACAAGATGCAGTAACTCTGGAAATTTTGCTTAGAGAAGGCGCTAATGCAATAGATGCTTCTAATGGTATTAAAAGTATTCTTTCTAATTTTCAGGAAAAAATCCCAGATAATTTAGAAATTATCATTACTGACGATGATTCAATATATGCAGAACTGATGGTAAAAGAACTGAATGGAAATATAATTACAGCGGTATCCCTAATCATGATCCTTATTGTAGCAAGTATGGGGTTTCGAGTATCGATGCTTGTGGGTCTTTCAATACCTTTTTGTTTTCTATCAACTTATCTAACACTTTATCTTTTAGGATATGAGGTAAATTTTCTTGTAATGATGGGTCTTTTATTGGGCATGGGAATGTTAATTGATGGTTCGATAGTAATAACCGAGTATGCCGATAAAAAAATTGCCGAAGGTCTTTCAAGATTTGAGGCATACAGACTCTCATCTAAAAGAATGTTTTATCCTATTCTGGCCTCTACAGGAACAACTTTAGCAGCATTTATCCCTGTGATGTTTTGGCCTGGATACACTGGTGAATTTATGAAGCTTTTACCAGTAACTGTTTCTATAGTTCTTATTTCTTCTTTAGTTTATTCATTAATTGTAATTCCTGTCTTAGGGTCAGTATTTGGGCAAAATGAGTCAGGATTAAATAAAGAAGAAAATGAACGTGAATCTATATTTGTAATTCTTGTTGAAAAATATGGATCTTATATTAAAAATTTTATAAAGAATCCTATAGAAACTGTTATAGGTGTATTCGCTGTAATTTCTTTGATAATGATTACGTTCTCTTTTTACAGCAAAGGAACAGTATATTTTGCAATTGTTGATCCTGTTTCTGCTGAAATTACAATAAGGGCTAGAGGTAATTTTTCTGCACTTGAGTCAAAAGAAATAATAGAAACAGTTGAAGAGAAATTTTTAGCTATTGAAGAACTACAAAGTGTTTATTTGAGAGCGGGTAGTAATTGGTGGCAGTCAGGAGCTGATAAAATTGGTGGCGGATATGTTGAAGTGGCAGCACCCGCAAAAAGGTCAATAAGTGGATTAGAAGTAATTGAAAAAGTTAAAAAGTCTGCTGAGGATATACCCGGCATTATTGTCGAAACTAAAGCAAATCTTGGAGGTCCAGAATTTGATTCTCCAATTCAGATGACAGTTTATGGAAAAAACGAAAGAGAAACTGACATTGTTACAAATTACATAGAAAGCTACATAAGAAATAACATTTCAGGTTTAACAAATATATTTTCATCAAAATCATATCCGTCCGTGGAATGGAGTGTAGAAGTTGATAAGCAAAAGGCAGCACAACTCGGCGTAAATGTAGGCGATGTTGGTGCATTGGTTCAAATGCTAACTAATGGATTTAAGGTTGGTGAATACAGACCAGATGATTCAAGAGATGAGGTTGAAATAAGAGCTCGATTTCCAGAATCTAATAGAACAATTACAGGCATAGCAAACTTAAATGTTACAACTAATGGTGGTCTGGTTCCTGTTAGTTCATTTATAAATCTTGAAGCAAAAGAAAGTAAGCAAATGATAAATAGAGCAAATGGTAAATATGCTCAATCAATTGCTGCTTCAACAATTGATGAAACTCAAGTCTCAAATAAAATTCAAATAATACAAGAATGGCTTAATGCCCAAGAATTTGGCGAAGATATAGAAGTAAAATTTGAAGGAATGGCTGAAGAAACAGAAGAGGTAAATCAATTTATGATAATCGCTGGATTAACTGCGGTGTCGATTATGCTGTTAATGCTTGTTACTCAATTTAATAATTTCTATCAATCATTTTTAATTCTGACATCTGTTGTAATTTCATTTAGCGGAGTGCTACTAGGCCTGTTGATTACAAATAGCGCTTTTAGCACGACCATGACTGGTCTTTCTATAGTAACACTTGCAGGAATTGTAGTTAATAATAATATTGTACTGATAGATACATTTAATAAATTAAAAGATGAATCGCCAAATGAGGAAAAGGCATTGCTTATATTAAATGCTTGCAAACAAAGATTTAGGCCTATCATTCTTACTTCAACAACAACAATATTAGGATTGTTGCCTTTAGCAATGGGATTGAGTGTTGATATTGTATCAAGAGATATTTTGATAGGTAGCAGAATAGTAGATTGGTGGACAAACCTTGCTGTTTCAATAGTTTTTGGGCTTGGTTTTAGTACCTTTATTACATTAATTTTGACTCCAGCAGCTTTAGCTCTACCTTATGCAATTAAAAATGATTATAAAAAATTTTTTAAACTAACAATTAATAAATTACAATAA
- a CDS encoding efflux RND transporter periplasmic adaptor subunit, producing MSKLPIMTKNIRISLYIFIPILFWMVSGIFVSEKEVIEEKSDELFKVEVLVSEAQYFQPLIKLKATSMSEARINVRAKTSGEVVKIGAKQGEFIQKDFILCSLGVVELNRTEVKSPFSGYIENIVKPGNFLERGQVCATIIQLNPIIFIAEVPEFKINKVRVGQSVLIELITGEEIEGQLSFVSKSASNLTKTFKIESEIENIDGKIRDGITAEMTIKTDEILAHKISPSILLLNDKGILGIKTVNDQNIVKFNKLDILEDSEDGLWVSGISNLSRIIIQGQGFVEDGQEVITEIK from the coding sequence ATGTCAAAGTTACCAATTATGACCAAAAATATAAGAATTTCTTTATATATATTTATACCAATATTGTTTTGGATGGTGTCAGGAATATTTGTTTCTGAAAAAGAAGTTATAGAGGAAAAAAGTGATGAATTATTTAAAGTTGAGGTTTTGGTTAGTGAGGCTCAATATTTTCAACCTCTTATAAAGCTCAAGGCAACTTCTATGTCAGAAGCAAGAATCAACGTTCGAGCAAAAACTTCAGGTGAAGTTGTTAAAATTGGTGCGAAACAAGGAGAATTTATCCAAAAAGACTTCATACTGTGTAGTCTTGGTGTGGTTGAATTAAATAGAACTGAGGTTAAATCGCCCTTTTCTGGATATATTGAAAACATTGTAAAGCCTGGAAATTTTCTAGAAAGAGGACAGGTATGTGCAACAATTATTCAGTTGAACCCTATAATTTTTATTGCCGAGGTTCCAGAGTTTAAGATTAATAAAGTAAGAGTTGGTCAATCGGTTTTGATTGAGCTCATAACAGGTGAAGAAATTGAAGGTCAACTTTCATTTGTATCTAAGAGTGCCTCAAATTTAACCAAAACCTTTAAAATTGAATCAGAAATTGAAAATATAGACGGAAAAATAAGAGATGGCATTACCGCAGAGATGACGATAAAAACTGATGAAATTCTTGCTCATAAAATTTCACCATCAATCCTATTACTAAATGATAAAGGCATATTAGGCATTAAGACTGTAAATGATCAAAATATAGTTAAATTTAATAAGCTTGATATTCTTGAGGATTCTGAAGACGGCCTATGGGTATCTGGCATTTCAAATCTAAGTCGAATTATTATTCAAGGGCAAGGTTTTGTTGAGGATGGTCAAGAAGTGATTACCGAAATAAAATGA
- a CDS encoding HAD-IA family hydrolase, protein MQEKLKTKLVLFDLDGTLIDTAPDFLVSLNNILIKHGKETLRLSDIRSIVSDGSAKLVEFGFNVSSDDKQAAVYRSELLIEYKKNLMKSSKLFTGVKELINYLVKQNIIFGIVTNKPYEYAYPLVNNFKMLKKSKILICPEHLSKTKPDPEGILLACSKLNITPKNCVYIGDHPKDIQAGINAGTRTIGCLYGYSITKENNSFNIPLVKNADNIIELIK, encoded by the coding sequence ATGCAAGAAAAATTGAAGACTAAGTTAGTTCTTTTTGACTTAGATGGTACCTTAATTGATACAGCACCAGATTTTCTTGTATCTCTAAATAACATTTTAATTAAACACGGAAAAGAAACTTTGCGACTAAGTGATATTAGAAGTATTGTTTCAGACGGTTCAGCAAAACTTGTTGAATTTGGCTTCAATGTTTCATCTGATGACAAACAGGCTGCTGTCTATAGAAGTGAGTTATTGATTGAATATAAAAAAAACTTGATGAAAAGTTCAAAATTATTCACAGGAGTAAAGGAATTAATAAATTATTTAGTAAAACAAAATATAATTTTTGGTATTGTTACAAATAAACCATATGAATACGCCTACCCATTAGTAAATAATTTTAAAATGCTCAAAAAATCAAAAATTCTTATATGCCCAGAACATTTAAGTAAAACAAAGCCAGATCCAGAGGGAATTCTTTTGGCATGCTCAAAATTAAATATCACTCCAAAAAATTGCGTATATATTGGTGATCATCCAAAAGACATTCAAGCAGGTATAAATGCAGGGACTCGAACAATTGGTTGTTTATATGGATATTCAATAACTAAAGAAAACAATTCTTTTAACATACCGCTTGTTAAAAATGCAGATAACATAATTGAGTTAATTAAATAG
- a CDS encoding polyprenyl synthetase family protein, with protein sequence MSSEYLAQVREIIGANISSVINNTNLIEKSMAYSSLSDSKMVRAGLVLASSELNKNLSKSSAITLATAVELMHTYSLIHDDLPCMDDDKWRRNQPSNHIKFGEANAVLTGDALQALAYEIICEDKDLSNTSKVNAVKSLSKACGKKGMVLGQQLDLENEQNSESIELKDLEYINSLKTGKLIECSVLLGSLENLLDISLKDGLREYGKKIGLAFQIIDDILDVLGDKNKLGKEVNSDKKNKKITYIELIGVDASKEKASDLIKSAISIINSFDVDNKENLIGIANYIINRDK encoded by the coding sequence ATGTCCTCAGAATATCTTGCTCAAGTCAGAGAAATTATTGGAGCAAATATTTCATCTGTAATTAATAATACAAATCTTATTGAAAAATCTATGGCTTACTCATCCTTGAGTGACAGCAAGATGGTCAGGGCTGGACTTGTACTTGCTTCGTCTGAATTAAATAAAAATTTATCAAAATCAAGCGCAATCACATTAGCAACTGCGGTAGAACTTATGCATACTTACTCTCTTATTCATGATGATCTTCCGTGTATGGATGATGATAAATGGAGAAGAAACCAACCTTCAAATCATATTAAATTTGGTGAAGCAAATGCAGTTTTAACAGGAGATGCTCTGCAGGCTCTTGCATATGAAATTATTTGTGAAGATAAAGATCTATCAAATACTTCAAAAGTAAATGCTGTTAAAAGTCTATCTAAGGCATGTGGAAAAAAAGGAATGGTTCTTGGTCAACAACTTGATTTAGAAAATGAGCAAAATTCAGAAAGTATAGAGCTAAAGGATTTAGAATATATTAATTCTCTGAAGACAGGTAAATTAATAGAATGTTCTGTCTTGTTAGGTTCTCTTGAAAATTTATTGGACATTTCTCTTAAAGATGGGCTCAGAGAGTATGGAAAAAAAATTGGTTTAGCATTCCAAATCATTGATGATATTTTGGATGTCTTAGGAGACAAAAATAAATTAGGCAAAGAAGTTAACTCTGATAAGAAAAATAAAAAAATTACCTATATTGAACTAATTGGCGTAGACGCTTCAAAAGAAAAAGCTTCTGATTTGATAAAAAGTGCAATTTCAATTATTAACTCCTTTGATGTAGACAACAAAGAAAATTTAATAGGCATAGCAAACTATATTATTAATAGAGATAAATGA
- a CDS encoding rRNA pseudouridine synthase — protein sequence MTERLQKFLAKAGLGSRRHCENLIKEKKVFVNGKIAKIGSKVSPNDEVICNSITIKIPNEDLKVLMLNKPVGVLSSSVREKKIPIVFDFLPNDIISRNWISIGRLDINTSGLMLFTNDGGFANFCMHPSNMIDREYLVRARGDFNEEKRLKMIEGINLENQIYRFTDVVVGEKNGTNQWFSICINSGKNREVRKIFSSLNMEISRLKRTRFGPIFLPSKLKVGKFTELTINEINMIQNYGT from the coding sequence ATGACAGAAAGACTGCAAAAATTTCTTGCTAAGGCAGGCCTTGGATCAAGAAGACATTGCGAAAATCTCATAAAAGAAAAAAAAGTTTTTGTAAATGGCAAAATCGCAAAAATTGGCTCCAAAGTATCTCCTAATGATGAAGTAATTTGTAATTCAATAACCATCAAAATACCTAACGAAGACTTAAAAGTTCTAATGTTAAATAAACCTGTTGGGGTGTTATCTTCATCAGTAAGAGAAAAAAAAATTCCTATAGTTTTTGATTTTTTACCTAATGACATAATTAGCAGAAATTGGATATCAATTGGAAGGCTTGATATAAATACTTCAGGTTTAATGTTATTCACAAATGATGGAGGCTTCGCTAATTTTTGTATGCATCCCTCAAATATGATTGACAGGGAATACCTTGTTCGAGCAAGAGGAGATTTTAACGAAGAAAAAAGGTTGAAAATGATAGAAGGAATTAATTTAGAAAATCAAATCTACAGGTTCACAGATGTAGTTGTTGGTGAAAAAAATGGAACAAATCAATGGTTTTCAATTTGCATTAATAGTGGCAAAAACAGGGAAGTAAGAAAAATTTTTAGTTCTCTAAATATGGAAATTAGCAGACTCAAAAGAACTAGGTTTGGACCAATTTTTTTACCATCAAAATTAAAAGTTGGAAAATTTACTGAATTGACCATTAATGAAATAAATATGATACAAAATTATGGAACATAA
- a CDS encoding segregation/condensation protein A: MTQNLVNPQLELPMVMGRPFEELPEDLFIPPNALEICLEKFSGPMDLLLYLIKKENLNILELDVSKITDQYIEYINLMDVLKFELAAEYLVMAATLAEIKSRLLLPKEIYEDEDEDPKLALMKRLQEYQRFKIASEKIAILPRIDRDFFIASAKIPELKIEKKKAEITKDDLFLAYQEILARPKLTKNHLIDFEELSTQERIEIILKILSGKKIISFSKALRKREGKHGVVVTLLASLELAKDGHIELIQNKTNEIYLKAI, translated from the coding sequence ATGACTCAAAATTTAGTAAATCCACAACTAGAATTGCCAATGGTGATGGGAAGGCCTTTTGAAGAACTCCCAGAGGATCTTTTTATACCTCCAAATGCTTTGGAAATATGTCTAGAAAAATTTTCAGGCCCTATGGACCTTTTGTTGTACCTAATCAAAAAAGAAAATTTAAATATTCTTGAACTAGATGTCTCAAAAATTACTGACCAATATATTGAGTACATTAATCTCATGGACGTACTAAAGTTTGAGCTTGCTGCAGAGTATTTAGTTATGGCAGCAACACTCGCTGAGATTAAATCAAGATTACTTCTGCCAAAAGAAATATATGAGGATGAGGATGAAGATCCAAAGCTTGCTTTGATGAAACGACTTCAAGAATATCAAAGATTTAAAATTGCGTCTGAAAAAATTGCTATTTTACCAAGAATTGATAGAGATTTTTTTATAGCATCTGCAAAGATCCCTGAATTAAAAATTGAAAAGAAAAAAGCAGAAATCACAAAAGACGATTTATTTTTAGCTTATCAAGAAATCTTAGCTAGACCAAAACTTACTAAAAATCACTTAATAGATTTTGAAGAGCTTTCTACTCAGGAAAGAATTGAAATAATATTAAAAATTTTATCAGGTAAAAAAATCATTAGTTTTTCAAAAGCACTTAGAAAGAGAGAGGGCAAACATGGTGTTGTTGTGACTTTATTAGCTTCATTAGAGTTGGCAAAAGATGGACATATCGAGTTGATACAAAATAAAACTAATGAAATATATTTAAAAGCAATTTAG
- a CDS encoding 3-deoxy-7-phosphoheptulonate synthase yields the protein MNYLTDNTRIIDRQKMPAPYELVNQYPINDEISKLVYGTRNEISQILHNKDDRLLAVVGPCSIHNVDSALEYAEKLALENQRLQENILIVMRVYFEKPRTTVGWKGLINDPDLDGSYKISKGIEMARKLLINLAALNLPVGTEFLDPISPQYVTDLISWGAIGARTAESQIHRELASGLSCPIGIKNGTNGGLKAAIDGIQAANHSHVFLGATKESEIAMLKTSGNNDAHIILRGGKEPNYDEDSVNQTITALKEAEVNESIMIDASHGNSQKKFKQQIAVIKNISTQISNNNKSIKGVMIESNLIEGNQKITENLKYGQSITDACMGWDDTLECLELLNEAVGHRRGK from the coding sequence ATGAACTATTTAACTGATAACACTAGAATTATTGATAGGCAAAAAATGCCTGCTCCCTATGAATTAGTTAATCAATATCCTATTAATGATGAAATTTCTAAACTTGTTTATGGAACTAGAAATGAAATAAGCCAGATTCTTCATAATAAAGATGATCGCCTTTTAGCTGTTGTTGGGCCCTGCTCAATTCATAACGTTGACAGTGCTCTTGAATATGCTGAAAAATTAGCATTGGAAAATCAAAGACTACAAGAAAATATATTGATTGTAATGCGTGTTTATTTTGAAAAACCAAGGACAACAGTTGGGTGGAAAGGCTTAATAAATGATCCTGATTTGGATGGTAGTTATAAAATTTCAAAAGGTATTGAAATGGCGAGAAAACTCTTAATAAACCTTGCTGCATTGAATTTACCAGTTGGAACAGAATTTCTGGATCCAATATCACCTCAATATGTTACTGATTTAATTTCATGGGGTGCAATAGGCGCTAGAACAGCAGAAAGTCAAATACATCGTGAATTAGCCTCAGGATTATCGTGCCCAATTGGGATAAAAAACGGAACGAATGGTGGTCTAAAAGCAGCTATAGATGGTATTCAAGCTGCTAATCACTCTCATGTTTTTCTTGGCGCTACAAAAGAATCAGAAATTGCTATGTTAAAAACGTCAGGTAATAATGATGCTCATATTATCCTTCGAGGTGGAAAAGAACCGAATTATGATGAGGATTCTGTAAACCAAACTATTACAGCTTTAAAAGAGGCTGAAGTTAACGAATCTATTATGATTGATGCGAGTCATGGTAATAGTCAAAAAAAATTTAAACAACAAATTGCAGTAATAAAAAATATTTCAACTCAAATATCTAATAATAATAAAAGCATTAAAGGAGTAATGATTGAGAGTAATTTGATAGAGGGGAATCAAAAAATTACTGAGAATCTAAAATATGGTCAAAGCATTACAGATGCTTGTATGGGCTGGGATGATACTCTGGAGTGTTTAGAACTTTTAAACGAAGCCGTTGGTCATAGAAGAGGAAAATAA